From Cytophagales bacterium, the proteins below share one genomic window:
- a CDS encoding YHS domain-containing (seleno)protein: MKTKRILSALFPGLLIMVLAMTTASFIGPDPVDEVRMEYNVDEEHVAVKGYSVVAYHRDQKPIKGSSRYSHEHNGINYQFQNPEELALFTDAPEKYLPKYGGYCAYGVSIGKRLDINPKNFKMIDGELYLFLLKEDFDSLKEWEKHNEKKMADKADAKWEVLSRVW, translated from the coding sequence ATGAAAACGAAAAGAATATTATCCGCCCTTTTTCCAGGCTTACTCATCATGGTTTTGGCCATGACGACTGCCTCTTTTATTGGCCCTGACCCTGTAGATGAAGTCAGGATGGAATACAATGTAGATGAAGAACACGTCGCTGTAAAGGGCTATAGTGTAGTCGCTTATCACAGAGATCAAAAACCAATCAAAGGGAGCAGCAGGTACAGTCATGAACACAATGGCATCAACTATCAATTCCAGAATCCGGAAGAGCTGGCGTTATTCACAGATGCTCCGGAAAAGTACTTACCCAAATACGGGGGATACTGCGCCTATGGCGTTTCAATTGGCAAGCGTTTGGATATCAATCCGAAAAATTTTAAGATGATCGACGGGGAATTGTACTTGTTTCTACTCAAAGAAGATTTTGATTCTTTGAAAGAATGGGAAAAGCACAATGAGAAGAAAATGGCCGACAAAGCAGACGCCAAATGGGAGGTACTCAGCCGGGTTTGGTAA
- a CDS encoding LytTR family DNA-binding domain-containing protein, which yields MQCLIIDDEKHAIDIISGHIERTPHLELAFATTVASEGLAFLRSNQVDIMFLDIEMPEMTGIEVLKLLNQLSLEKQPYVMLTTAYSEYAVQSYEYNVVDYMMKPITYTRFLKSLNKVDNLYGISKKESDTEEDYFIVKTGVKGKMLKLNFRDIEFVEGLRNYLSISYQNRKIPVLYNLSDMEKKLPGSYFARIHRSYILNLKMIKGIEGNEVVLDNDKRIPIGLSYREDFFHSIDNKILKK from the coding sequence ATGCAATGTCTTATAATTGATGACGAAAAACACGCGATCGATATCATCTCAGGTCATATCGAACGGACCCCCCATCTGGAACTGGCATTCGCTACAACGGTAGCTTCCGAAGGACTTGCCTTCCTTAGATCCAATCAAGTAGATATAATGTTCCTGGATATTGAAATGCCCGAGATGACCGGCATCGAAGTATTGAAATTACTGAATCAGCTCTCGCTGGAAAAGCAGCCATATGTGATGTTGACCACTGCCTACTCAGAATACGCAGTTCAAAGCTATGAATATAATGTGGTGGACTACATGATGAAGCCCATTACCTATACCCGTTTTTTAAAGTCCCTGAACAAGGTGGATAACTTGTACGGCATCAGTAAGAAAGAATCCGATACAGAGGAAGATTACTTTATTGTTAAAACCGGGGTTAAGGGCAAAATGCTGAAATTAAATTTCAGGGACATAGAATTCGTAGAAGGATTGAGAAACTACTTATCCATTTCTTATCAGAACCGAAAAATCCCCGTTTTATACAACCTCTCCGATATGGAGAAGAAGTTACCTGGCAGCTACTTTGCCAGAATCCATCGGTCTTATATCCTGAATTTAAAAATGATCAAAGGTATCGAAGGCAATGAAGTAGTTCTTGATAATGACAAAAGGATACCCATCGGATTAAGTTACCGGGAGGACTTTTTTCATTCCATCGATAACAAGATCCTGAAGAAGTAA
- a CDS encoding histidine kinase, with protein sequence MKIEKEERKFHLLGWIIWIGILTLNVRFRGPSITLYILSPILYYAIFIVYFYSISFYILPRYWKVNYFKLIASFLLLMVAFFGYRYFTVYHLLYWIDADFQKPPWTIQQYLSAQLLYYSEITFLAIGYFVFKQSIQSIKQRAQLEKSLIRAEASFLLTQFNPHFLFNVLSYMYSRASRVSDELSQAIELLSEIMRYSLKKTNPGERVLLSDEIDHIENFIELNRMRFDNEIYVNFQVEGDIFGKKIIPLILISLVENVFKHGKINDPDHPANFKLILDHKSIIFKLSNHKKNNSHEPGIVSHGIGNENVRKRLALAYGDDFEQIIEEDETMYHYTLSIKEKSYAMSYN encoded by the coding sequence ATGAAGATTGAAAAAGAAGAAAGGAAATTTCATCTACTCGGCTGGATCATCTGGATCGGAATACTCACCTTGAATGTCCGGTTTAGGGGACCGAGTATTACGCTGTATATCCTTTCCCCAATCTTGTACTACGCCATTTTTATCGTTTACTTCTACTCCATTTCCTTTTATATATTGCCACGGTATTGGAAAGTCAATTACTTCAAACTGATTGCCTCGTTTCTACTGCTGATGGTCGCTTTTTTTGGTTATCGCTACTTTACGGTTTACCACTTGTTGTATTGGATTGATGCGGATTTTCAAAAGCCCCCATGGACGATTCAGCAATACTTATCCGCCCAGCTTCTTTATTATTCAGAGATCACGTTTCTAGCTATCGGTTACTTCGTTTTTAAGCAAAGCATTCAAAGTATCAAGCAACGGGCACAGCTTGAAAAATCACTGATCAGAGCGGAGGCCTCTTTCTTGCTTACACAATTTAACCCTCATTTTTTGTTCAACGTACTCAGCTACATGTATAGTAGGGCATCTCGGGTTTCGGATGAATTATCACAGGCCATTGAGTTGCTTTCTGAGATCATGCGCTATTCCCTGAAGAAAACAAACCCCGGAGAAAGAGTACTGTTGTCAGATGAAATCGATCACATCGAAAATTTTATTGAGCTCAACAGGATGAGGTTCGATAATGAAATCTATGTCAACTTTCAGGTGGAAGGAGACATCTTTGGCAAGAAGATCATTCCTCTAATCCTCATTTCGCTGGTAGAAAACGTCTTCAAGCACGGTAAGATCAATGACCCGGATCATCCTGCCAATTTCAAGCTGATCCTTGACCATAAATCCATTATCTTTAAATTAAGCAATCACAAAAAGAATAACAGCCATGAGCCCGGAATTGTCTCTCACGGCATTGGCAATGAAAATGTAAGAAAGCGCCTTGCCTTGGCGTATGGAGATGATTTCGAGCAAATCATAGAGGAAGACGAGACCATGTATCACTACACATTGAGCATTAAAGAAAAGTCTTATGCAATGTCTTATAATTGA
- a CDS encoding lantibiotic dehydratase produces the protein MALEQYEFHEKIVVRTPTNTLQQKASDWEEIIQNKAFLEALSISSKDLHQQLMNVLDGTCTLTDIEFEKLRRSVQKYWSRMCTRTTPFGLFASVGVADWSAAGETKIHLSEQRIARKTRLDMSYLYQLAMDMEEDAEIVNHLKFFPNSSIYIMGEDYRFLESESHKDRNGYKISAVSRTSHLNLVLKHAEEGILLMDLFDLLCSELEIRSEDATMYLSELVEAQILVSELEPTVTGPEYYQQLLHILERLRVVPAAAQYYEALRAVEGLFDEMDRNIWNSEELYQRVLQKLSGLGVKPNANRLIQVDSFAAFSEAKVNNHIQQHLRAGIACMMRMHSTKENQDIKRFVERFQERYEGQLIPLSEVLDPETGIGYPEHHSSDLLDLGDGLDLPTENSGGSRAWNEFETWAFERLVALQNNGRYEFELSEEDLEQFQERNQAMMPSLAVMFRVLDRDKGEVFIESVGGSSAVNLLGRFAHGSQEIHDIMKDVVHQEEQQNPDVVFAEIAHLPESRMGNILQRPAVRPYEIPYLAKSGVDEDFQVHIQDLYVKVERNKVQLWSRKLNKRVIPRLSSAHNFRLSDLPVYKFLCDLQTHEKSAALSFRWGALEQQFTFFPRVRFQNAILSPAQWRFSAEDICELKAAKNSIDRRFHLALLRDKWHLPRNVVFAEGDNELLLDLSNLNDVQTLLEMSRKKDHFILKESMGFENKPVVSSSSGGHANQMLACLVSEKGCYNSSANSTTLPSVARQEIRRKFLPGSEWLYYKVYAGDQTSDLILRQAIRPMVAQLQSQGLIDQWFFIRYDDGNPHLRFRVHLKDRAFFGDAITLIADYFDLLEEQKMIWKTEIASYEREINRYGVDTIEMAEEYFYQDSEALLKLLTFEEEAPMDQTRWLFGMQVMDDTLKAFHLAIPDRLKLLESYRDSFMEEFKVDKKLRLELDLKYRKYQQEIHQMLVADEKDKTTGFEKITTQRFEAIQKIVNEMQIRHSGRIEDWQPGLVGSLIHMSVNRLVTSRQRFYEMILYYFMVKHYKSRVARMNKMKKVA, from the coding sequence ATGGCACTAGAACAATACGAATTTCATGAAAAAATAGTCGTACGCACACCTACAAACACACTACAACAAAAGGCAAGTGATTGGGAAGAGATCATTCAGAACAAAGCCTTTTTGGAGGCCCTCAGTATCTCTTCAAAAGACCTTCATCAGCAATTAATGAATGTACTGGATGGTACCTGCACTTTAACGGACATAGAGTTCGAGAAACTGCGTCGGTCTGTTCAAAAATATTGGAGTAGGATGTGTACTCGAACCACACCGTTCGGACTTTTTGCGTCAGTTGGTGTGGCAGATTGGTCAGCAGCAGGGGAGACAAAGATTCATCTTAGTGAGCAAAGAATTGCCCGAAAAACCAGACTGGACATGTCCTATTTATATCAGCTTGCCATGGACATGGAAGAAGATGCTGAAATTGTCAATCACCTCAAGTTTTTCCCCAACAGCAGCATTTACATCATGGGGGAGGACTATCGGTTTTTAGAATCTGAGAGCCACAAAGACCGTAATGGTTACAAGATCTCCGCAGTTTCAAGAACCAGTCACCTAAACCTGGTATTGAAGCACGCCGAAGAAGGGATTTTACTAATGGACCTATTTGATTTGCTTTGTTCAGAGTTAGAAATCAGAAGTGAGGACGCTACGATGTATTTGTCCGAACTTGTGGAAGCGCAAATTTTGGTCAGCGAGCTTGAGCCTACGGTTACAGGGCCGGAATATTACCAGCAGTTACTTCATATTTTAGAGAGGCTACGGGTCGTACCAGCCGCAGCGCAATATTATGAAGCATTGCGAGCCGTAGAGGGGCTCTTTGATGAAATGGACCGCAATATTTGGAATTCCGAAGAGTTGTATCAAAGAGTCCTTCAAAAGCTTTCGGGCTTGGGTGTAAAACCAAATGCTAATCGTTTGATTCAGGTGGATAGCTTTGCTGCTTTTAGCGAAGCAAAGGTCAACAACCATATTCAGCAACATCTTAGGGCAGGTATTGCCTGCATGATGCGTATGCATTCGACTAAAGAGAACCAGGATATAAAACGTTTTGTGGAGCGTTTTCAAGAGCGATACGAAGGACAACTCATCCCTTTGTCGGAGGTGCTTGATCCTGAGACGGGCATTGGTTACCCTGAGCATCATTCTTCGGATTTACTTGATTTGGGTGACGGTCTTGATTTACCCACCGAAAATTCTGGTGGAAGCCGGGCCTGGAATGAATTTGAAACCTGGGCTTTTGAGCGATTGGTGGCCTTGCAAAACAATGGAAGATATGAATTCGAGTTATCTGAAGAAGATCTAGAGCAGTTTCAGGAACGAAACCAGGCAATGATGCCATCGCTGGCCGTCATGTTCAGGGTATTAGATCGAGACAAAGGGGAGGTCTTCATTGAAAGCGTAGGTGGTTCAAGTGCAGTTAATCTATTGGGTCGTTTTGCGCATGGTAGTCAGGAAATCCACGATATTATGAAGGACGTGGTACATCAAGAAGAACAGCAAAACCCAGATGTTGTGTTTGCAGAGATCGCTCATTTACCAGAAAGCAGAATGGGAAATATTCTGCAGCGTCCAGCTGTCCGGCCCTATGAAATCCCTTACCTGGCTAAGTCGGGTGTCGACGAAGATTTTCAAGTCCATATTCAGGATCTGTACGTTAAGGTAGAGCGCAATAAGGTCCAGTTATGGTCGCGAAAACTGAATAAGCGTGTGATCCCCAGATTGAGTTCAGCTCATAACTTCAGGTTATCAGATCTACCAGTCTATAAATTTTTATGTGACTTACAAACGCATGAGAAGAGTGCAGCCTTGTCTTTTAGATGGGGTGCGCTAGAGCAGCAATTCACTTTTTTCCCACGTGTCAGGTTTCAAAATGCAATATTAAGTCCGGCACAATGGCGGTTTTCAGCCGAGGATATCTGTGAATTGAAGGCCGCGAAAAATTCCATAGACCGCCGTTTTCATCTGGCTTTGTTAAGAGATAAATGGCATTTGCCCCGAAATGTAGTTTTTGCTGAGGGCGATAATGAACTACTGCTTGACCTGTCTAATTTGAACGATGTTCAGACATTATTGGAGATGTCGAGGAAAAAAGACCATTTCATACTGAAGGAATCGATGGGATTTGAAAATAAGCCGGTCGTTTCCTCTTCATCTGGCGGCCATGCAAATCAAATGTTGGCTTGTCTAGTCAGTGAGAAAGGGTGCTATAACAGCTCAGCGAACAGTACGACATTGCCATCAGTGGCACGGCAAGAGATCCGAAGGAAATTTTTGCCAGGCTCGGAATGGCTGTATTATAAAGTCTATGCAGGTGATCAGACCAGTGATCTGATCCTGAGACAGGCGATCAGGCCCATGGTAGCACAATTGCAATCCCAGGGACTGATCGATCAATGGTTTTTTATTCGATACGATGACGGAAATCCACACCTTCGATTTCGGGTACACCTGAAAGACAGGGCATTCTTCGGAGACGCCATTACCTTGATCGCAGATTACTTCGATCTGCTAGAGGAGCAAAAAATGATCTGGAAGACTGAAATAGCCAGCTATGAACGTGAGATCAACCGATATGGAGTCGATACTATAGAAATGGCGGAGGAATATTTCTATCAGGACAGTGAGGCCCTTCTGAAATTGTTGACTTTTGAAGAAGAGGCTCCGATGGATCAAACCCGGTGGTTGTTTGGAATGCAGGTCATGGATGATACGCTGAAGGCCTTTCATTTGGCAATACCAGATCGGCTGAAATTACTGGAGTCGTACCGGGATAGTTTCATGGAAGAGTTCAAAGTAGATAAGAAGCTTCGACTTGAACTGGACTTGAAGTATCGCAAATATCAACAAGAGATCCATCAAATGCTGGTTGCTGATGAAAAGGACAAAACAACTGGTTTTGAGAAGATTACAACTCAACGATTCGAAGCGATTCAAAAGATCGTGAATGAGATGCAAATCAGGCATAGCGGTAGGATAGAGGACTGGCAACCAGGTCTCGTGGGTTCACTGATTCACATGTCCGTGAACCGGCTGGTTACCTCCCGTCAACGATTCTATGAAATGATCCTGTATTATTTCATGGTCAAGCACTACAAAAGCAGGGTAGCGAGGATGAACAAAATGAAAAAGGTAGCCTAA
- a CDS encoding UpxY family transcription antiterminator, with product MINSRNASDNRNWHVIYTRPNFERKVASELVAKGIEFFMPSRDEVRQWHDRKKKMNVLVFPGYIFVRVNVREVYMIYAINGFVNFVSNEGHPDVISDELMSAIQTLLEGEFSIKTGALISGDKIKIGHGAFQGLEGILLEDRGESKVAVRVEVINQFIVVVLPAFSLEKVAV from the coding sequence ATGATCAATTCCCGTAACGCTTCCGACAACCGTAACTGGCACGTCATTTACACCAGACCCAATTTCGAAAGAAAAGTGGCGTCTGAATTGGTAGCGAAAGGAATCGAGTTTTTCATGCCTTCGAGGGATGAAGTGCGACAGTGGCACGACCGCAAGAAGAAAATGAATGTCCTGGTCTTTCCCGGATACATCTTTGTTCGCGTCAATGTAAGAGAAGTTTACATGATTTATGCCATCAATGGCTTTGTAAACTTTGTTTCCAACGAGGGGCATCCTGACGTCATTTCGGATGAACTCATGTCTGCGATCCAGACCTTGTTGGAAGGAGAGTTTAGCATTAAAACCGGAGCGTTAATCTCTGGTGATAAGATAAAAATCGGTCACGGTGCTTTCCAGGGCCTGGAAGGCATCCTGTTGGAAGACAGAGGTGAAAGCAAAGTGGCCGTACGTGTGGAAGTAATTAATCAATTCATTGTTGTGGTACTTCCCGCGTTTAGTTTGGAAAAAGTAGCAGTATGA
- a CDS encoding helix-turn-helix domain-containing protein, with translation MKIATVSESKAFEQKVSTLLGENFSYKSINPNDTIENALRRDNIDCVIFEIQYQVQLISSIIENLKQKFPVVPHVCITPNDIDFDVIRRFGVIGVERVLSLSRLAMLKRVINDLIIDNCSKVYRYEFGLKDEYPSKILNQTIYKIEEEYLNILNTSELAQYVEVTDSTLSREFKKYDLISPKRLLLYFKVSHALKLMRNQGLSMKEIIHLSGFTSEKRFYDFFAKLLPYSPGECRKLILVKGMNGFWCEVGKTILMTQ, from the coding sequence ATGAAGATCGCTACAGTTTCAGAGAGTAAGGCTTTCGAACAGAAGGTCAGTACTTTACTTGGGGAGAACTTCTCATATAAGAGCATCAATCCTAACGACACGATCGAAAACGCCCTACGACGTGATAACATTGATTGTGTCATATTCGAGATTCAGTATCAGGTACAATTGATCTCTTCTATCATCGAGAACCTGAAGCAGAAATTTCCTGTAGTTCCTCACGTCTGTATCACACCGAATGACATAGATTTTGATGTGATCAGGCGTTTTGGAGTAATCGGCGTGGAACGGGTACTGAGCCTTTCGCGCTTAGCTATGCTGAAGCGCGTGATCAATGATCTGATCATTGATAATTGTAGCAAAGTATATCGGTATGAGTTTGGATTGAAAGATGAGTATCCATCAAAGATCCTTAATCAGACAATCTACAAAATTGAGGAAGAATATCTCAATATTCTGAATACCAGTGAGTTAGCTCAATATGTGGAGGTGACCGATAGTACGCTATCCCGAGAATTTAAAAAGTACGACCTCATCAGCCCCAAGCGACTCTTGTTGTATTTCAAAGTAAGTCATGCATTGAAATTGATGAGAAACCAGGGCCTTAGCATGAAGGAGATCATTCATTTATCTGGCTTTACCAGTGAAAAAAGGTTCTATGATTTTTTCGCTAAGCTACTCCCATACTCACCAGGGGAATGCAGAAAGCTGATTTTGGTTAAAGGGATGAATGGCTTTTGGTGCGAAGTGGGAAAAACCATATTAATGACACAATAA